From Vigna unguiculata cultivar IT97K-499-35 chromosome 5, ASM411807v1, whole genome shotgun sequence, the proteins below share one genomic window:
- the LOC114183603 gene encoding cyclin-dependent kinase inhibitor 4 isoform X1 codes for MGKYMKKSKIAGDVAALIMESPPPHSHLGVRTRAKTLALQNSPQTPDSAAYLQLRSRRLLKLPPPIPEKPRRGAPVDSASNSRLSQTALSKTPSSRSPEKFAPLDDDNAECSFGQNFLDVEGRDERSTRESTPCSLIRDPNVIHTPGSTTKQRTLQIKHDHIQRNIPPAHELEEFFAYAEKQQQKMFMEKYNFDIVNDVPLPGRYEWVPVLH; via the exons ATGGGAAAGTACATGAAGAAATCTAAAATCGCCGGTGACGTCGCCGCCCTAATCATGGAGTCACCGCCGCCGCACTCGCACCTGGGCGTCCGTACGCGCGCCAAAACCCTCGCGCTCCAGAACTCGCCCCAAACTCCCGACTCCGCCGCCTACCTCCAGCTCCGCAGCCGCCGCCTCCTCAAGCTGCCTCCTCCCATCCCTGAAAAGCCCCGCCGCGGTGCCCCCGTCGATTCCGCCTCCAATTCCCGCCTCTCCCAAACTGCGCTCTCCAAAACGCCGTCGTCCCGCTCCCCTGAAAAGTTCGCGCCTTTAGATGACGACAACGCTGAATGCTCCTTCGGCCAAAATTTCCTAGACGTCGAAGGCAGAGACGAAAG aAGCACTAGGGAAAGCACACCCTGTAGTTTAATAAGGGACCCAAATGTCATTCATACCCCCGGTTCAACCACAAAGCAAAGGACGCTCCAAATAAAGCATGATCACATACAAAGGAACATTCCACCGGCTCATGAGTTGGAGGAGTTCTTTGCTTATGCAGAGAAGCAGCAACAGAAAATGTTCATGGAAAA GTACAATTTCGACATTGTCAATGATGTACCACTGCCTGGACGGTACGAATGGGTCCCAGTACTCCACTAA
- the LOC114183603 gene encoding cyclin-dependent kinase inhibitor 4 isoform X2 encodes MGKYMKKSKIAGDVAALIMESPPPHSHLGVRTRAKTLALQNSPQTPDSAAYLQLRSRRLLKLPPPIPEKPRRGAPVDSASNSRLSQTALSKTPSSRSPEKFAPLDDDNAECSFGQNFLDVEGRDESTRESTPCSLIRDPNVIHTPGSTTKQRTLQIKHDHIQRNIPPAHELEEFFAYAEKQQQKMFMEKYNFDIVNDVPLPGRYEWVPVLH; translated from the exons ATGGGAAAGTACATGAAGAAATCTAAAATCGCCGGTGACGTCGCCGCCCTAATCATGGAGTCACCGCCGCCGCACTCGCACCTGGGCGTCCGTACGCGCGCCAAAACCCTCGCGCTCCAGAACTCGCCCCAAACTCCCGACTCCGCCGCCTACCTCCAGCTCCGCAGCCGCCGCCTCCTCAAGCTGCCTCCTCCCATCCCTGAAAAGCCCCGCCGCGGTGCCCCCGTCGATTCCGCCTCCAATTCCCGCCTCTCCCAAACTGCGCTCTCCAAAACGCCGTCGTCCCGCTCCCCTGAAAAGTTCGCGCCTTTAGATGACGACAACGCTGAATGCTCCTTCGGCCAAAATTTCCTAGACGTCGAAGGCAGAGACGAAAG CACTAGGGAAAGCACACCCTGTAGTTTAATAAGGGACCCAAATGTCATTCATACCCCCGGTTCAACCACAAAGCAAAGGACGCTCCAAATAAAGCATGATCACATACAAAGGAACATTCCACCGGCTCATGAGTTGGAGGAGTTCTTTGCTTATGCAGAGAAGCAGCAACAGAAAATGTTCATGGAAAA GTACAATTTCGACATTGTCAATGATGTACCACTGCCTGGACGGTACGAATGGGTCCCAGTACTCCACTAA
- the LOC114183132 gene encoding uncharacterized protein LOC114183132: MENQRKQNQQSTSSAPPIQNNEEDQAASTAMGLKESLQNQYLKVKEHAETYPYVWASYIVVYGGLGFWTAYRWRKLRKTEDRVRTLHERLRKLVEAEESSSSTKVNEKVSADKSSK; the protein is encoded by the coding sequence ATGGAAAACCAACGAAAACAAAACCAACAATCAACAAGCTCCGCTCCTCCCATCCAGAACAATGAGGAAGATCAAGCAGCCAGCACTGCAATGGGCTTGAAAGAGTCATTGCAAAATCAATATCTAAAAGTCAAAGAGCATGCAGAAACATACCCTTATGTTTGGGCTTCCTATATTGTTGTATATGGTGGCCTTGGTTTCTGGACTGCCTATAGATGGAGAAAGCTTCGCAAAACCGAGGACAGAGTAAGAACACTTCATGAAAGACTTCGGAAGCTTGTTGAAGCTGAAGAATCTTCCAGCTCTACCAAAGTGAATGAAAAGGTTTCTGCTGATAAATCTTCCAAATAG